A stretch of Manis javanica isolate MJ-LG chromosome 1, MJ_LKY, whole genome shotgun sequence DNA encodes these proteins:
- the SFTPB gene encoding pulmonary surfactant-associated protein B isoform X1, with protein MGQENRWGGPRQECRCWEQAGIRAPGGPSRAMANTEVTAAPAEPCPHAHPSYKGPPRAGCPGCGGVMTESHLLPRLLLLLTLCGLAAAVRTTSFPACAQGPEFWCQSLEQALQCRALGHCLQEVWGHAGADDLCQECEDIIHILTKMAKEAIFQDTIQTFLEKECDILPLKLFVPQCHHMLDTYFPGVIDYFQSQINPKAICKHLGLCKPGRPKPGQEPELSDPLLDNLVLPVLPEALLARPGPQTQDLSGQRLPIPLPFCWLCRTLIKRVQAVIPKGVLAVAVAQVCHVVPLVVGGICQCLAERYTVILLDVLLGRMLPQMVCGLVLRCSSDNSAGPGFTALGSLPGEWLPQDSKCRLCVLVTTQAGNSSEQAMPQAMRQVCLSSWLDRQKCEQFVEEHVPQLQTLVSGGWDAHTACEALGACASMFSPLQCVHNQHF; from the exons ATGGGGCAGGAGAATCGCTGGGGGGGCCCCAGGCAGGAGTGTCGCTGCTGGGAACAGGCAGGGATCAGAGCCCCTGGAGGGCCCTCCAGGGCCATGGCAAACACCGAGGTCACTGCTGCTCCCGCAGAGCCCTGCCCTCATGCCCACCCCAGCTATAAGGGCCCGCCCCGGGCAGGGTGTCCAGGCTGCGGAGGCGTCATGACTGAGTCACACCTGCTACCGCGGCTGCTGCTGCTCCTTACACTCTGTGGCCTGGCTGCTG CTGTCCGGACCACCTCGTTCCCAGCCTGTGCCCAGGGCCCTGAGTTCTGGTGCCAAAGCCTAGAGCAAGCATTGcagtgcagagcactgggccactGTCTACAGGAAGTCTGGGGACATGCAGGAGCT GATGATCTGTGCCAAGAATGTGAAGACAtcatccacatcctcaccaagatGGCCAAGGAGGCCATTTTCCAG GACACAATCCAGACGTTCCTGGAGAAGGAGTGTGACATCCTCCCATTGAAGCTCTTCGTGCCCCAGTGCCACCACATGCTCGATACCTACTTCCCAGGGGTCATCGACTACTTCCAGAGTCAGATT AACCCAAAGGCCATCTGCAAGCACCTGGGCTTGTGCAAACCTGGGCGTCCAAAGCCAGGGCAGGAGCCAGAGCTGTCAGACCCTCTCCTGGACAATCTGGTCCTCCCCGTGCTGCCTGAGGCCCTCCTGGCAAGGCCCGGGCCTCAGACACAG GATCTCTCTGGACAGCGGCTCCCCATCCCCCTCCCCTTCTGCTGGCTCTGCAGGACTCTGATCAAGCGGGTCCAAGCTGTAATTCCCAAG GGTGTGCTGGCCGTGGCCGTGGCCCAGGTGTGCCACGTGGTACCCCTGGTGGTGGGTGGCATCTGCCAGTGCCTAGCTGAGCGCTACACTGTTATCCTGCTGGATGTGCTGCTGGGCCGCATGCTGCCCCAGATGGTCTGCGGCCTGGTCCTCCGGTGCTCCAGCGACAACAGTGCTGGCCCAG GCTTCACCGCTCTGGGGTCCCTGCCGGGAGAATGGCTACCTCAGGACTCCAAGTGCCGTCTCTGCGTGTTGGTGACCACCCAGGCAGGGAACAGCAGCGAGCAGGCCATGCCACAGGCAATGCGCCAGGTCTGCCTCAGCTCCTGGCTGGACAGGCAGAAG TGTGAGCAGTTTGTGGAAGAGCACGTGCCCCAGCTGCAGACCCTAGTGTCCGGGGGCTGGGATGCCCACACCGCCTGCGAG GCCCTGGGGGCATGTGCATCCATGTTCAGTCCTCTCCA
- the SFTPB gene encoding pulmonary surfactant-associated protein B isoform X2, whose translation MGQENRWGGPRQECRCWEQAGIRAPGGPSRAMANTEVTAAPAEPCPHAHPSYKGPPRAGCPGCGGVMTESHLLPRLLLLLTLCGLAAAVRTTSFPACAQGPEFWCQSLEQALQCRALGHCLQEVWGHAGADDLCQECEDIIHILTKMAKEAIFQDTIQTFLEKECDILPLKLFVPQCHHMLDTYFPGVIDYFQSQINPKAICKHLGLCKPGRPKPGQEPELSDPLLDNLVLPVLPEALLARPGPQTQDLSGQRLPIPLPFCWLCRTLIKRVQAVIPKCLAERYTVILLDVLLGRMLPQMVCGLVLRCSSDNSAGPGFTALGSLPGEWLPQDSKCRLCVLVTTQAGNSSEQAMPQAMRQVCLSSWLDRQKCEQFVEEHVPQLQTLVSGGWDAHTACEALGACASMFSPLQCVHNQHF comes from the exons ATGGGGCAGGAGAATCGCTGGGGGGGCCCCAGGCAGGAGTGTCGCTGCTGGGAACAGGCAGGGATCAGAGCCCCTGGAGGGCCCTCCAGGGCCATGGCAAACACCGAGGTCACTGCTGCTCCCGCAGAGCCCTGCCCTCATGCCCACCCCAGCTATAAGGGCCCGCCCCGGGCAGGGTGTCCAGGCTGCGGAGGCGTCATGACTGAGTCACACCTGCTACCGCGGCTGCTGCTGCTCCTTACACTCTGTGGCCTGGCTGCTG CTGTCCGGACCACCTCGTTCCCAGCCTGTGCCCAGGGCCCTGAGTTCTGGTGCCAAAGCCTAGAGCAAGCATTGcagtgcagagcactgggccactGTCTACAGGAAGTCTGGGGACATGCAGGAGCT GATGATCTGTGCCAAGAATGTGAAGACAtcatccacatcctcaccaagatGGCCAAGGAGGCCATTTTCCAG GACACAATCCAGACGTTCCTGGAGAAGGAGTGTGACATCCTCCCATTGAAGCTCTTCGTGCCCCAGTGCCACCACATGCTCGATACCTACTTCCCAGGGGTCATCGACTACTTCCAGAGTCAGATT AACCCAAAGGCCATCTGCAAGCACCTGGGCTTGTGCAAACCTGGGCGTCCAAAGCCAGGGCAGGAGCCAGAGCTGTCAGACCCTCTCCTGGACAATCTGGTCCTCCCCGTGCTGCCTGAGGCCCTCCTGGCAAGGCCCGGGCCTCAGACACAG GATCTCTCTGGACAGCGGCTCCCCATCCCCCTCCCCTTCTGCTGGCTCTGCAGGACTCTGATCAAGCGGGTCCAAGCTGTAATTCCCAAG TGCCTAGCTGAGCGCTACACTGTTATCCTGCTGGATGTGCTGCTGGGCCGCATGCTGCCCCAGATGGTCTGCGGCCTGGTCCTCCGGTGCTCCAGCGACAACAGTGCTGGCCCAG GCTTCACCGCTCTGGGGTCCCTGCCGGGAGAATGGCTACCTCAGGACTCCAAGTGCCGTCTCTGCGTGTTGGTGACCACCCAGGCAGGGAACAGCAGCGAGCAGGCCATGCCACAGGCAATGCGCCAGGTCTGCCTCAGCTCCTGGCTGGACAGGCAGAAG TGTGAGCAGTTTGTGGAAGAGCACGTGCCCCAGCTGCAGACCCTAGTGTCCGGGGGCTGGGATGCCCACACCGCCTGCGAG GCCCTGGGGGCATGTGCATCCATGTTCAGTCCTCTCCA
- the SFTPB gene encoding pulmonary surfactant-associated protein B isoform X3, whose protein sequence is MGQENRWGGPRQECRCWEQAGIRAPGGPSRAMANTEVTAAPAEPCPHAHPSYKGPPRAGCPGCGGVMTESHLLPRLLLLLTLCGLAAAVRTTSFPACAQGPEFWCQSLEQALQCRALGHCLQEVWGHAGADDLCQECEDIIHILTKMAKEAIFQNPKAICKHLGLCKPGRPKPGQEPELSDPLLDNLVLPVLPEALLARPGPQTQDLSGQRLPIPLPFCWLCRTLIKRVQAVIPKGVLAVAVAQVCHVVPLVVGGICQCLAERYTVILLDVLLGRMLPQMVCGLVLRCSSDNSAGPGFTALGSLPGEWLPQDSKCRLCVLVTTQAGNSSEQAMPQAMRQVCLSSWLDRQKCEQFVEEHVPQLQTLVSGGWDAHTACEALGACASMFSPLQCVHNQHF, encoded by the exons ATGGGGCAGGAGAATCGCTGGGGGGGCCCCAGGCAGGAGTGTCGCTGCTGGGAACAGGCAGGGATCAGAGCCCCTGGAGGGCCCTCCAGGGCCATGGCAAACACCGAGGTCACTGCTGCTCCCGCAGAGCCCTGCCCTCATGCCCACCCCAGCTATAAGGGCCCGCCCCGGGCAGGGTGTCCAGGCTGCGGAGGCGTCATGACTGAGTCACACCTGCTACCGCGGCTGCTGCTGCTCCTTACACTCTGTGGCCTGGCTGCTG CTGTCCGGACCACCTCGTTCCCAGCCTGTGCCCAGGGCCCTGAGTTCTGGTGCCAAAGCCTAGAGCAAGCATTGcagtgcagagcactgggccactGTCTACAGGAAGTCTGGGGACATGCAGGAGCT GATGATCTGTGCCAAGAATGTGAAGACAtcatccacatcctcaccaagatGGCCAAGGAGGCCATTTTCCAG AACCCAAAGGCCATCTGCAAGCACCTGGGCTTGTGCAAACCTGGGCGTCCAAAGCCAGGGCAGGAGCCAGAGCTGTCAGACCCTCTCCTGGACAATCTGGTCCTCCCCGTGCTGCCTGAGGCCCTCCTGGCAAGGCCCGGGCCTCAGACACAG GATCTCTCTGGACAGCGGCTCCCCATCCCCCTCCCCTTCTGCTGGCTCTGCAGGACTCTGATCAAGCGGGTCCAAGCTGTAATTCCCAAG GGTGTGCTGGCCGTGGCCGTGGCCCAGGTGTGCCACGTGGTACCCCTGGTGGTGGGTGGCATCTGCCAGTGCCTAGCTGAGCGCTACACTGTTATCCTGCTGGATGTGCTGCTGGGCCGCATGCTGCCCCAGATGGTCTGCGGCCTGGTCCTCCGGTGCTCCAGCGACAACAGTGCTGGCCCAG GCTTCACCGCTCTGGGGTCCCTGCCGGGAGAATGGCTACCTCAGGACTCCAAGTGCCGTCTCTGCGTGTTGGTGACCACCCAGGCAGGGAACAGCAGCGAGCAGGCCATGCCACAGGCAATGCGCCAGGTCTGCCTCAGCTCCTGGCTGGACAGGCAGAAG TGTGAGCAGTTTGTGGAAGAGCACGTGCCCCAGCTGCAGACCCTAGTGTCCGGGGGCTGGGATGCCCACACCGCCTGCGAG GCCCTGGGGGCATGTGCATCCATGTTCAGTCCTCTCCA